ATTCACATCCTTACAGAGCCCGTGGGAGTGGTGTTGGCAGCCTGGCGCCCGCACAGCCTACGTTGAGCTCTGAGAAGACCGATCGTCGTGGGGGCTGCCGTCCGAGTTCTCCGTCTCTCCTTCGGAGATGGCCTGCATCGGTGTGTTGTACAGCCTGCACCGCACACtgtacctgctgctgctggctgctgggggcGCGCGGGACCGCCCCACTCTCGAAGATGCCGACATGGGAAAGCTCTTGGAGGAGAATCCTTCTGCGTTGACCCTGGGGGAACAGGGGGAGAGCGGAGACGATGCATCGGGGCTCACCGCGGGGGGAGACTCCTCTAGGCTTTGAGGGGCATCCACCGTCAGCTCTCCGGGAGACTTGGGCAAAATAGGACTTTTCAGAATTTCCGTGGCGGACATCCTGTAGCTGGAATCGGATCGGCTGCCCTTCTTAAGGAGCAGTAGTTTAAACTCCTCGTTGGATGTGTTGGACTTTTTGGCATTCCTGTATATGAGCCCGGGGGACCTCTGACTGCTTATGGGAGTGCCCCCGCTGCCGGCCGATGGCACATTGCTGGCAGGCAGCGTGCTGCTGGTGGGGGGCTGGCTGCTAGTCCCAGATGAACCTCTCAACCTGTTTCTTACAGCAAGGTCTCCAGAATCCTTTCTCCCGAGAACTTTCCTTTTTGATCTGTATAAACACAAAGGAACACTCCTTCATACATTATCTTTGTAGAATAACACTTAATGCTGGTCTGGAGTTTCACAGATTGACCGTGCTTTCATATTAGCTAGAGTTCTCGTAATTCCTCTGTCAAACGTTGGAGGCTAGCAGTGAATAACAGCACTTTAAGCCGTGATAGCTCTTGTGCAATGTATGAGGCACTGAGCCACACAGTCCCTCTCAACCTCACCCAGCTCTTCCCAAAGAATGTATGCACAATCAGCTCGTTATAAAGACAACAATGCATGCAGcgtcctagaatcatagaatagtttggattggaaaggacctttaaagatcatctagtccaacccccaccttgcaatgagcaggaacatcttcatctagatcaggttgctcagagccccgtccaacctgaccttgaatgttttcagggatggggcgtctcccacctctctgggcaacctgtgccagtgtttcaccaccctcagcataaaaaatgtcttccttatctctagtctaaatcttcccttttttagtttaaagccattacgcCTTGTTGtactgcaacaggccctgctaaaaaagaattgtccccatctttcttacaagccccctttaagtacttaaaggctgcagtaaggtgtccccagagccttctcttctccaggctcaacaatcCCAactcacagaattatagaatcctagaatcatagaatgcgttgtgttggaagggacgtttaaaggtcatctagtccaacccccctgcagtaagcagggacatttttaactagatcagattgctcagagcctcatcaagccttgccttgaatgtctccagggacggggcctccaccacttctctgggcaacctgtgccagtgtctcaccaccctcattgtaaagaacttcttcctaatgtctaatctaaacctaccctgctctagtttaaaaccactgccttCCCTCCTAccgctacatacccttgcaaacagcctctccccatccttcctgtaggcccccttcagctactggaaggctgctataaggtctccctggagccttttcttcaggctgaacaaccccaactccctcagcctgcctCATAGGAGACGTGTTCCATCCCTCTTGTCATTTTTGcagtcctcctctggacctgctcctgTGGTCCAGAGTTGGAggcagtactccatgtggggtctcaccagagtggagtagaaaGGCaggatcacttccctcaacctgctggccacgcttcttttgatacagccctaGATGTGGTTGGCCGCCTGGGCTGTTCTTAGGTAATAATAATACTCAGTTGTAACCTATTTAATATCAGAAATCTGTAATTTCAGTTGTGATCGCAAATTTCAGCTGAATACAAAATATTCTAAAATTGAAGAGATGCCTTCTCATCATTGTCACTACAATGACTCACTCACCAGAACAGAGGTGGTAGGCAGAAGGCAGGAACCGCTGTGGGTAGTTTTCTTTGCAGACACATATGTTTGTTAGAGAGAATGGCCTGATGTTGTTATCTGTAAAGCATCCTACACAGGCCGCGGAGATATTCAGAGTGCACACCAGACCataataaaacatcttttaaaagttgCCTTTTAGAAAACTAAACTCAATAAACTAAAGAAGGTAGTTGCAGGACAAGGCTTAACCATCGAATAACCATCCTGCAGCTATTGTTAGTGGGCGACTGTGCAGGGCCGCATGTTACATTCCTCATTGCTATGAGTTTCGGTCACCTGTGAATGACTGCAAACAGATCCTCAGTAGTGCGGGGTTTGTTTGGAGACACAAAGACGTCCTCAGCGTCAGCCTGCAGCTCCTCGCTCAGCGGAGACACGATGGACTCGTCACTTGGAGAAGACTCTTGAACAAGGAAAGAGGCCACACCACGAGTCAGACCCCCACCACACTTTGCAGCGGCACCGCCAACGCGAGGCACCAGCTCGGCTGACAGCTGAGGGGCCGATACTGCCATACAGGTTTTATCCTCTAATCTAAACATCATGTACATTGCATGTTGGAGCCCATAAAGGGGGCAACACTAGGGACCGAGCCCAGGATCTCCCATTTGCTGTGTGACTGTGATACACGGCTCCTCCGTACCCAGGGCTAGAactcctcccttttctcttttcatctggAATGCAGCACAAGGGAGGAAATAAATATCAGAGAAATACACCCTGAATGCACTGAAAAAGCGTAAAATATCTTTGGGCTGGTGGGCCAGCTAACAGATCGGGGAGCTCTGTACTTAAACCTACACACTAATTTGCACCTCCAGCCTGCTTTTTGACTCCACCACCGGTCATGTCCGAGGCTGCATGGTCGGGTATAACACAGAAAGAGTTCACAACTGACCTTTCAGTGAAGGCTCCTCTGTGCGGCCCGCCGTCTCGTCCGCCCTGCCGTCATCCGAGGCACTTTTGGTTGGGATACCTGATGCGATATCATTTTCCTGCTTGCAACTCGCTCCACCGGGTGAATACACTGCCGCTGTCTCCGCTTCGTAGCCGATATTCCCAGGCACGTGGTGGCTTACATCGGGTTGGTGCTTAAGCTgatggctgacggccgccccctCGGCCTGATCTGGGCTTTCACTCGCAGGTCCAGCTTCCAGCCGCCCCTCGCCGCCTGCGGAGAGCTCTGGCTGAGCCTGCGCTCGCTGAAGGTCGTGCTCTGTTTCTGCTCCCTGGCCGGCTTTCTTCCCTTCGGCGTCACCTGTGAGGACAGCCGAGCCCTTCTGAGACCCATCCGTGGAGATGGCACTCGTCTGATTCAGAGCGCTTTCTGGCAAGCGCTCGGTGGCCAGGTGTGCTTGGTCCTTCCCGGATTTGATTTCAACCAGACCCACGCTTGCTGAAGCTACAGCTTCTCGCTCGCAGCTATTCTGCCCGCCGAAAGAAGAGCTTTTTTCTAAAGGCGGCTTTCTGGGCCCTGCTTCTACTGGGGAAGTGTCAATGTATGACATTATGGCCTCCTCCGTGGAGTACTGGCGTGGTACTGGTTTCTTAGCTAAGAGCGGCCTCATTTTGCCCGGAGAAACGTCGGTGGCCATCAGGGCGGTCTCCTGTATGCAGAGCAGGTCTGGGGCGCTGCCTTTCTGTTTCCCTCCTTCAGGCTTGTTGACTGCCCGCAGGTGGACAGACTTGAGCACGGAGGGGGTGATGGCgagggcagagggagggctgggatgcagggctTCCCCGACGGTGCTCTGCTTGCTGTGGCTGAGGGCATGCAGCTGGTGCCTGTGAGCGAAGGGCTTGCTCAAGACGTTGTGAAGAGCACTTAGGTCGAGGTGAGTAGGAGGTATAATGGGAAGTTCTAGCTCTTTGCTCACCGAGGCAGTGCCATCTTTCGGGAGCGGCTGCTGCAGCGACGACTTCCTCTCTGGTACTTTGGGCTTCCTCTTGCTCCCCCCTGGAGACAAGGGTCCCGAGAAGAAAGCAGTCGGAAaagaagaggttggcgtctccgaCTGGCTGGAGTACCCACTGGAGGGGGAGGCCAACCCTGCCAGCTTCTCGGGGGAGGCCAGCTTAAACTCATTATCGacggaggggagggatggggtcGTGGCTCGTGACCCGGACTGGGATGTCTGGGATTCGGAGCTCTCCGGCGACTTGATGCACTCTATGACTGTAGTACCCGTAGCAGTGCTCGAATTGGACAAGGACCTGTAAGGATCACTGGATTTCAAGTCGTTCAGAAGCCAGAGGTCTGCATAGTGAGGTTGTTCAGCACCTTCATCTTTAAAGGAGGGGATATCAGCGGTGTCAAACGGAGTGTCCTTTAACCCGCCATCACCCTGGTTCGACCAGGGGAGCTCCTGCTTGGCCGGCAGGCTGGGGCCTTCCACTCGGGAAGGTGTGTTTGAAAACTCAAGGGGCAGCTTCATCTCCCTGGCGGTGTGAGAGACGTGCTGCCCGGCGCCAATCTTTGGTTCTTTCTTGTCGGGAAGGTCGGTGCTGCCCTCTGATTTCCTCAAAGACGAGCTGCGTTTTGGTGGGGCTGGCTTTGCCTTTGGTTTCTTCAGCGAGATGCTCTGCCGTCCCTGCCTCCTGTGGCTCACGCACTCCTGCCAGGCACAGTCAGCCAGGCTGGAGGCCACGCTCCCAGTCTGGCCGCCCTCGGAGCCCACGGCTGCATAGTTGCAAATATAGCTTTTATTACCCTTGAGACCACAGTCAAAGTGCATGGAGGTATAGTATCCTTCGGTATCCACAGAAAAGTGTGAGCTAGTGTCTGCCTTGTCAGAGGGGCTCTTTTCAAGGAAGCTGTCGTAGGTGGCCATGCTGGTGAAGCTGGGGCATCCCAGGCTGTCAGCCTTCGGGCGCTCCGGGCTGAAGTCCTGGCGACAGGAGGCGTCATGGTGGTGGTGCAGGTAGTTCCACTCGCTGTCACTCGTGTTGCTGTTGTTGGGGTCATCCAGTAAATCCGCCACTGTGGAGGTGAAGGAGCTTGCCCTATGGCCCCTGACCTTGTCGGCGTGGTCACCAAACTGCTCCGTGATGAAGACACTGGAGTCCTCATTGGCGTTGGGAGCGGTGTTGAGTGACAGCTCGGAGTCACAGTGTGAAGAGCCCGTCAGCGGAGGAGAGGCGGCAGGAGGAATGGTTTCGGACGTCTGGGAGGGACATGTGGAGCTGCTCCCACTCCAGTTGCCACTGGAGGACTGGTGGTCGTCTTTCTGGTCCATGTGGCTGCTGAGCAGGACTCCCGCTGTGGAGATAGAGTGAATGGGGCTCCCAAAGGTGTCCGAGTTGGATGAAATCTCGCAGCTGCCAGAATCGGCCATCCTTGACAGCCGCGACCTCCCCCTCTCGCCGATGCTGTGTTCGGGGCTGTGCAGGTGCTGAGGACAAGTTAAACCGATGGGCTGGCACTCTTGTGAACCCTGCTTGCTCAAGACCTCCTTCCCCTTTTTCGGGATCCTCTCCTGGCCGGTTAGGAAGCGCTCTGCTTCGTACCCTGCATTCTTGGTGGCAGCATCCTGATGGCCCTCGCTGGCCCGGGCACCCTCGCGAGGAAGGCTGCGCGAGCGGATGCGGTTGCTGACAGCGGCAGCGAAGACGGCATCCCCGTTGTCCGCCAGCACCAAGATGTTGCCAGCAGAGTGGGAGAGGGAGGCGACAACGCTCTGGCCCCTCTGGGCGCGGATCCGCCGCCGGGAGGGAGCAGCGATCAGGATTTCTTCCGTCTGGCACTCTGAGTCCCGGGTCCCCgacctcctgctgctggagccgGAGAAGTCCGGGTTTGTGTGCACAATCACATTGCGCTCTCTCGCCACCGGCGACTCGTCTGAATCTAGGACACATGGAAAGCCGGGTGAGTGGGAGACAGCTCCACGTTTCCCGGCGCAAGACGACCCGCGGAGCAACCCAAGAAGCATTATCTGCCgtattctttcttttctaatcTTGCTGAGCATTGGACCAAATTTAACTTTGCTATAAAGAGTATATATAAGGCAGACCTCATCCCAGTGAGGTGGGGAAATTCTCCTAGTCCTGCAATGTGATCTCAGTTCTCCTATTTCTGCAATGCGAT
Above is a window of Larus michahellis chromosome 1, bLarMic1.1, whole genome shotgun sequence DNA encoding:
- the NHS gene encoding actin remodeling regulator NHS isoform X2 produces the protein MPFAKRTVEPQRLCRRQPAASVLEESWGAEPPPPPRDPPPEEPGTAGEGAEAAGGGGEREAAAVLMVLDLCSVSNVALSRILRQLSDVARHACTLFQEVEADIQGTHRRVRALHGRIAGLQGAVRGLDPKQEAVPVSNLDAESKLSVYYRAPWHQQRNIFLPSTRPPCVEELHHHAKQHLRALRREHRSRGDNREQKVQGPIAVVAPPFPPFPAICSQKRQAIKDRHLLPSHPPEDEDTDVMLGQRPKNPIHNIPSTLDKQTNWSKALPLPTPEEKMKQDAQVISSCIIPINVTGVGFDREASIRCSLVHSQSVLQRRRKLRRRKTISGIPRRVQQEIDSDESPVARERNVIVHTNPDFSGSSSRRSGTRDSECQTEEILIAAPSRRRIRAQRGQSVVASLSHSAGNILVLADNGDAVFAAAVSNRIRSRSLPREGARASEGHQDAATKNAGYEAERFLTGQERIPKKGKEVLSKQGSQECQPIGLTCPQHLHSPEHSIGERGRSRLSRMADSGSCEISSNSDTFGSPIHSISTAGVLLSSHMDQKDDHQSSSGNWSGSSSTCPSQTSETIPPAASPPLTGSSHCDSELSLNTAPNANEDSSVFITEQFGDHADKVRGHRASSFTSTVADLLDDPNNSNTSDSEWNYLHHHHDASCRQDFSPERPKADSLGCPSFTSMATYDSFLEKSPSDKADTSSHFSVDTEGYYTSMHFDCGLKGNKSYICNYAAVGSEGGQTGSVASSLADCAWQECVSHRRQGRQSISLKKPKAKPAPPKRSSSLRKSEGSTDLPDKKEPKIGAGQHVSHTAREMKLPLEFSNTPSRVEGPSLPAKQELPWSNQGDGGLKDTPFDTADIPSFKDEGAEQPHYADLWLLNDLKSSDPYRSLSNSSTATGTTVIECIKSPESSESQTSQSGSRATTPSLPSVDNEFKLASPEKLAGLASPSSGYSSQSETPTSSFPTAFFSGPLSPGGSKRKPKVPERKSSLQQPLPKDGTASVSKELELPIIPPTHLDLSALHNVLSKPFAHRHQLHALSHSKQSTVGEALHPSPPSALAITPSVLKSVHLRAVNKPEGGKQKGSAPDLLCIQETALMATDVSPGKMRPLLAKKPVPRQYSTEEAIMSYIDTSPVEAGPRKPPLEKSSSFGGQNSCEREAVASASVGLVEIKSGKDQAHLATERLPESALNQTSAISTDGSQKGSAVLTGDAEGKKAGQGAETEHDLQRAQAQPELSAGGEGRLEAGPASESPDQAEGAAVSHQLKHQPDVSHHVPGNIGYEAETAAVYSPGGASCKQENDIASGIPTKSASDDGRADETAGRTEEPSLKESSPSDESIVSPLSEELQADAEDVFVSPNKPRTTEDLFAVIHRSKRKVLGRKDSGDLAVRNRLRGSSGTSSQPPTSSTLPASNVPSAGSGGTPISSQRSPGLIYRNAKKSNTSNEEFKLLLLKKGSRSDSSYRMSATEILKSPILPKSPGELTVDAPQSLEESPPAVSPDASSPLSPCSPRVNAEGFSSKSFPMSASSRVGRSRAPPAASSSRYSVRCRLYNTPMQAISEGETENSDGSPHDDRSSQSST
- the NHS gene encoding actin remodeling regulator NHS isoform X3, which codes for MPFAKRTVEPQRLCRRQPAASVLEESWGAEPPPPPRDPPPEEPGTAGEGAEAAGGGGEREAAAVLMVLDLCSVSNVALSRILRQLSDVARHACTLFQEVEADIQGTHRRVRALHGRIAGLQGAVRGLDPKQEAVPVSNLDAESKLSVYYRAPWHQQRNIFLPSTRPPCVEELHHHAKQHLRALRREHRSRGDNREQKVQGPIAVVAPPFPPFPAICSQKRQAIKDRHLLPFNSTRSPSPIECCHMTPWSRKSHPPEDEDTDVMLGQRPKNPIHNIPSTLDKQTNWSKALPLPTPEEKMKQDAQVISSCIIPINVTDSDESPVARERNVIVHTNPDFSGSSSRRSGTRDSECQTEEILIAAPSRRRIRAQRGQSVVASLSHSAGNILVLADNGDAVFAAAVSNRIRSRSLPREGARASEGHQDAATKNAGYEAERFLTGQERIPKKGKEVLSKQGSQECQPIGLTCPQHLHSPEHSIGERGRSRLSRMADSGSCEISSNSDTFGSPIHSISTAGVLLSSHMDQKDDHQSSSGNWSGSSSTCPSQTSETIPPAASPPLTGSSHCDSELSLNTAPNANEDSSVFITEQFGDHADKVRGHRASSFTSTVADLLDDPNNSNTSDSEWNYLHHHHDASCRQDFSPERPKADSLGCPSFTSMATYDSFLEKSPSDKADTSSHFSVDTEGYYTSMHFDCGLKGNKSYICNYAAVGSEGGQTGSVASSLADCAWQECVSHRRQGRQSISLKKPKAKPAPPKRSSSLRKSEGSTDLPDKKEPKIGAGQHVSHTAREMKLPLEFSNTPSRVEGPSLPAKQELPWSNQGDGGLKDTPFDTADIPSFKDEGAEQPHYADLWLLNDLKSSDPYRSLSNSSTATGTTVIECIKSPESSESQTSQSGSRATTPSLPSVDNEFKLASPEKLAGLASPSSGYSSQSETPTSSFPTAFFSGPLSPGGSKRKPKVPERKSSLQQPLPKDGTASVSKELELPIIPPTHLDLSALHNVLSKPFAHRHQLHALSHSKQSTVGEALHPSPPSALAITPSVLKSVHLRAVNKPEGGKQKGSAPDLLCIQETALMATDVSPGKMRPLLAKKPVPRQYSTEEAIMSYIDTSPVEAGPRKPPLEKSSSFGGQNSCEREAVASASVGLVEIKSGKDQAHLATERLPESALNQTSAISTDGSQKGSAVLTGDAEGKKAGQGAETEHDLQRAQAQPELSAGGEGRLEAGPASESPDQAEGAAVSHQLKHQPDVSHHVPGNIGYEAETAAVYSPGGASCKQENDIASGIPTKSASDDGRADETAGRTEEPSLKESSPSDESIVSPLSEELQADAEDVFVSPNKPRTTEDLFAVIHRSKRKVLGRKDSGDLAVRNRLRGSSGTSSQPPTSSTLPASNVPSAGSGGTPISSQRSPGLIYRNAKKSNTSNEEFKLLLLKKGSRSDSSYRMSATEILKSPILPKSPGELTVDAPQSLEESPPAVSPDASSPLSPCSPRVNAEGFSSKSFPMSASSRVGRSRAPPAASSSRYSVRCRLYNTPMQAISEGETENSDGSPHDDRSSQSST
- the NHS gene encoding actin remodeling regulator NHS isoform X1 is translated as MPFAKRTVEPQRLCRRQPAASVLEESWGAEPPPPPRDPPPEEPGTAGEGAEAAGGGGEREAAAVLMVLDLCSVSNVALSRILRQLSDVARHACTLFQEVEADIQGTHRRVRALHGRIAGLQGAVRGLDPKQEAVPVSNLDAESKLSVYYRAPWHQQRNIFLPSTRPPCVEELHHHAKQHLRALRREHRSRGDNREQKVQGPIAVVAPPFPPFPAICSQKRQAIKDRHLLPFNSTRSPSPIECCHMTPWSRKSHPPEDEDTDVMLGQRPKNPIHNIPSTLDKQTNWSKALPLPTPEEKMKQDAQVISSCIIPINVTGVGFDREASIRCSLVHSQSVLQRRRKLRRRKTISGIPRRVQQEIDSDESPVARERNVIVHTNPDFSGSSSRRSGTRDSECQTEEILIAAPSRRRIRAQRGQSVVASLSHSAGNILVLADNGDAVFAAAVSNRIRSRSLPREGARASEGHQDAATKNAGYEAERFLTGQERIPKKGKEVLSKQGSQECQPIGLTCPQHLHSPEHSIGERGRSRLSRMADSGSCEISSNSDTFGSPIHSISTAGVLLSSHMDQKDDHQSSSGNWSGSSSTCPSQTSETIPPAASPPLTGSSHCDSELSLNTAPNANEDSSVFITEQFGDHADKVRGHRASSFTSTVADLLDDPNNSNTSDSEWNYLHHHHDASCRQDFSPERPKADSLGCPSFTSMATYDSFLEKSPSDKADTSSHFSVDTEGYYTSMHFDCGLKGNKSYICNYAAVGSEGGQTGSVASSLADCAWQECVSHRRQGRQSISLKKPKAKPAPPKRSSSLRKSEGSTDLPDKKEPKIGAGQHVSHTAREMKLPLEFSNTPSRVEGPSLPAKQELPWSNQGDGGLKDTPFDTADIPSFKDEGAEQPHYADLWLLNDLKSSDPYRSLSNSSTATGTTVIECIKSPESSESQTSQSGSRATTPSLPSVDNEFKLASPEKLAGLASPSSGYSSQSETPTSSFPTAFFSGPLSPGGSKRKPKVPERKSSLQQPLPKDGTASVSKELELPIIPPTHLDLSALHNVLSKPFAHRHQLHALSHSKQSTVGEALHPSPPSALAITPSVLKSVHLRAVNKPEGGKQKGSAPDLLCIQETALMATDVSPGKMRPLLAKKPVPRQYSTEEAIMSYIDTSPVEAGPRKPPLEKSSSFGGQNSCEREAVASASVGLVEIKSGKDQAHLATERLPESALNQTSAISTDGSQKGSAVLTGDAEGKKAGQGAETEHDLQRAQAQPELSAGGEGRLEAGPASESPDQAEGAAVSHQLKHQPDVSHHVPGNIGYEAETAAVYSPGGASCKQENDIASGIPTKSASDDGRADETAGRTEEPSLKESSPSDESIVSPLSEELQADAEDVFVSPNKPRTTEDLFAVIHRSKRKVLGRKDSGDLAVRNRLRGSSGTSSQPPTSSTLPASNVPSAGSGGTPISSQRSPGLIYRNAKKSNTSNEEFKLLLLKKGSRSDSSYRMSATEILKSPILPKSPGELTVDAPQSLEESPPAVSPDASSPLSPCSPRVNAEGFSSKSFPMSASSRVGRSRAPPAASSSRYSVRCRLYNTPMQAISEGETENSDGSPHDDRSSQSST